A part of uncultured Campylobacter sp. genomic DNA contains:
- the rpsM gene encoding 30S ribosomal protein S13 produces the protein MARIAGVDLPKKKRIEYGLTYIYGIGLFTSRKILDAAGISYDKRVADLSEDEAAAIRKEIQEHYMVEGDLRKQVAMDIKALMDLGGYRGLRHRKGLPVRGQKTKTNARTRKGKRKTVGAAAK, from the coding sequence ATGGCTCGTATCGCAGGTGTAGATCTACCAAAGAAAAAAAGGATTGAATACGGACTAACTTATATCTACGGTATAGGTTTATTTACGTCGAGAAAAATTCTCGATGCGGCAGGAATTTCTTATGACAAAAGAGTCGCCGATCTGAGCGAAGATGAAGCCGCCGCTATCAGAAAAGAGATCCAAGAGCACTATATGGTCGAAGGCGATCTTCGCAAACAAGTGGCTATGGATATAAAAGCGCTTATGGACTTGGGCGGCTATCGCGGCTTAAGACACAGAAAGGGCCTTCCGGTTCGCGGTCAAAAAACAAAAACGAACGCCAGAACCAGAAAAGGCAAACGCAAAACCGTCGGCGCGGCAGCTAAATAA
- the rpmJ gene encoding 50S ribosomal protein L36, translated as MKVRPSVKKMCDKCKIVKRKGVVHVICENPKHKQRQG; from the coding sequence ATGAAAGTTCGTCCATCCGTTAAGAAAATGTGCGACAAATGTAAAATTGTCAAGCGCAAAGGTGTTGTTCACGTTATTTGTGAAAATCCAAAACATAAACAAAGACAAGGATAA